From one Aeropyrum camini SY1 = JCM 12091 genomic stretch:
- the gyaR gene encoding glyoxylate reductase codes for MEKPRVFVTREVFQEALELLSKYYEVEVWDKYQPPPYDTLLSKAREADALYTLLTDRIDCNLLKQSPRLRIVAQMAVGFDNIDVKCATSLGIYVTNTPGVLTEATAEFTWALILAAARRVVEADHFVRWGEWWRLKTGWHPMMMLGLELRGKTLGVLGMGRIGSRVAEIGKAFGMKIIYHSRSRKPDIEEKIGAEYRSLENLLRESDILSIHLPLTEETRHLIGEKELKQMKRTAILVNTGRGAIVDTEALVKALREGWIAAAALDVFEEEPLNPNHPLTAFKNVVLAPHAASATRETRLRMAMMAAENLAAFAQGKVPPNLVNKEVVNIRRPGF; via the coding sequence ATAAATATCAGCCGCCGCCGTACGATACCCTTCTCTCTAAAGCAAGGGAGGCGGACGCTCTCTATACACTGCTGACAGACAGGATAGACTGCAACCTACTTAAACAATCACCCAGACTCAGAATTGTCGCCCAGATGGCTGTGGGTTTTGACAATATTGATGTAAAATGTGCAACTAGCCTAGGAATATATGTGACAAACACCCCAGGCGTTCTAACAGAGGCCACAGCCGAGTTCACCTGGGCTCTAATACTGGCTGCCGCTAGGCGTGTAGTGGAGGCTGACCACTTTGTAAGGTGGGGGGAGTGGTGGAGGCTGAAAACCGGCTGGCACCCTATGATGATGCTAGGGTTGGAGCTTAGGGGTAAGACCCTAGGCGTTCTAGGTATGGGCAGGATAGGCTCTAGAGTCGCGGAGATAGGAAAAGCTTTTGGAATGAAAATAATCTACCACAGCAGGTCTAGGAAGCCGGATATTGAGGAGAAGATCGGAGCCGAATACAGGAGCCTCGAGAACCTTCTGCGGGAATCTGACATACTGAGCATCCACCTACCTCTGACGGAGGAGACTAGACATCTAATAGGCGAGAAAGAGCTAAAACAGATGAAAAGGACGGCAATACTGGTAAACACAGGAAGAGGAGCTATAGTGGATACCGAGGCCCTTGTGAAAGCCCTTAGGGAGGGTTGGATAGCAGCGGCCGCGCTGGACGTGTTCGAGGAGGAGCCTTTGAATCCTAACCACCCGCTCACGGCATTTAAAAACGTAGTGCTAGCGCCTCATGCAGCCAGCGCTACTAGAGAGACGAGGCTCAGGATGGCTATGATGGCCGCGGAGAACCTGGCAGCTTTCGCCCAGGGTAAGGTCCCGCCTAACCTTGTTAACAAAGAGGTAGTTAACATAAGGCGGCCGGGGTTCTAG